The Natrinema pellirubrum DSM 15624 region CGGCATCGCCCGCGCTCGCGGGAATCGCCGCCCGCGAGCCGACACGCGTTCCGCCGTTGTCCGTCGTGAAGGCGACGGTGTGGTTCTCGACGATCGTCCGGACCCTGTTAGGGTCGATTCCCTGTGCGGTCTCGAGGAGGTCGGTCGGGAGATCGACGACGTGAATCGCGTCCGCGCGACAGTCGCCGAAGCGAACGCCGTCGGCGATCGGACCGAGGTCGGCTTCGATCCGATCGACCAGTTCGAGCGGCCGGTCGTCGACCTCCCGCAGCCACGTCTCGCCGACGAGCCGGCAATCGAGGTCGGCGAGCGTCTCTTCGAGGACCGGCCACTCGCCGTCCAGCAGCGCGATCTCGGCGTCGCTGGCGTCGAACGCGCGCTCGAGGACGTCGCGGTGGGCCGTCGGGTGGTCCATCGCCTTGAGCGCCCAGTCGGGGGCGACGTGGCCGACCGCCCAGTCGGTCTCGCGGACGATCCGTTCGAACCGGGGGGCGTAGTGGTTGCCGCCGAAGCCGACGACCTGTCTGGAGCGATGCGGGTCGACATCCCGAAGCGTGAGGATGGCGCGGGCGACGGCCTCGGCACCGGCGGGGTCGTCCCACTGCTCGTCGCCGCTGCCGAGTTCGGCAAAGAGCGACGGACAGCCAACGTCGGTGGGGCCGTGGTGGGTCCCCTCCATGCCGACTTCGTACTCCGCCGGCGCGTACTCGTCGAAGGCCTCGAGCAGGCGGGCCAGCGCGTTCGGGGCGGCATCGGCCAGCGCGTCGGGCTCGCCGCCGAACTCGGCGGGGCCGAAGTTACCCGTGAAATGGCCCGTCAGCAGCGGGCCGGTGTCCCCGGAGTGTCTCGAGGCGAACACGAGCAGGTCGGGGTCGCAGTCGAAGGCCTCGGCGGGGGCCTCGAGTTCGATGTGAAGGTCGTCGAACGAGCGGAGTTCGGCCCCTTCGGTCCGGTAGTACGTACCGCCGCCGTCGGCCGACGGCCGGGCGTCGTCGGTCCGTTCCGTCCAGTCGGCGCGCTCGCGGAGGCGGTCACAGATGTGTACCGAGGCGCGGTCGGCGCGGCTCTCGACGATGGCGATCACGAGGTGGCGTCGGTGACGGGGCGACGAATAGGCTACGCTTTCGACGCGCTCGGATTTGCTTCGAACCCTAACTTTACAAGTTTTCTAGCTAATATATTATTTTGATAAGAATAGGATTTATATTCAGATTACGGCTGAACTGGCTCGTCTAAACACGCCAACTTACCATCAATGGTTATACTACCCGTTGTTTCCAACGTGGTGGATCCCGTCCCACCAACATCAGGAATCGGATTGTGATATTCAAACTTCGCCTTCATTTCAGCCTCGAGTAGTGTCGGACCATCCTGATCTGGGTAACCTGGAGGCGCGGTACAGAGACCATAACTGTCTGGCTCCTTGGAGACAACACCATGTCCGAGAGAGTAGAACGTCACTGGATCATCTGTAGAATCATCATTAAATGTCTTTTCAGCATATTGGTATCCCTGTTCAATAGTATTTCCAATATCAGACTTTTCTTCTCGGCTGATGTCAGGGACTTCCATGTCCACGCTTAATCCAGCATTTCCCGTCTTGTCACTAGATATGCCGATATTCAGCGTTGTATCGATACTGCCAGACTTGTCACCCTTCGGGGCCCTATCTTTTACCGCGACACTACCGAGATCGGTTTTGTTCCAGTATTGACGTAGCCACGTATAGTCATTTCTCGCCGAGGACTCTCCATCTTGCTGTGAATAGCTAGCAGGTATCTGTTTTCCGCGTAGAGCAGTTAGGTAAGTACGTTCTGCACCATCAACCTCCCAAGCGTCTAACCAAAGTTCTATACGGCCTACCTTTGTTGGGCTTGTAACTTCTTCGAGATCGTAGGCAGGCAATTCTGAATGTATTGTTCCAATTTTCGTGGTACTTCCTCTAGGTGACGCTGGCGAGTCATCTGCTTGTGCTGTAGATAAT contains the following coding sequences:
- a CDS encoding D-aminoacyl-tRNA deacylase codes for the protein MIAIVESRADRASVHICDRLRERADWTERTDDARPSADGGGTYYRTEGAELRSFDDLHIELEAPAEAFDCDPDLLVFASRHSGDTGPLLTGHFTGNFGPAEFGGEPDALADAAPNALARLLEAFDEYAPAEYEVGMEGTHHGPTDVGCPSLFAELGSGDEQWDDPAGAEAVARAILTLRDVDPHRSRQVVGFGGNHYAPRFERIVRETDWAVGHVAPDWALKAMDHPTAHRDVLERAFDASDAEIALLDGEWPVLEETLADLDCRLVGETWLREVDDRPLELVDRIEADLGPIADGVRFGDCRADAIHVVDLPTDLLETAQGIDPNRVRTIVENHTVAFTTDNGGTRVGSRAAIPASAGDAADDRDGAVGDERDADTSGPRRAIVEGLTVVLEAKFDAVRLEAEAVVAEETAFDPKLAREAGVPEGPKFGALADGEPVTVDGETVSPERVLTERTRRFPI